The nucleotide window AACAACCAGATATCGATGCCCGTCAGTGCCCGATAATCTGTGGTCACTCGATAACCCTGACTGCGTAAATCATTGACTCGGTCGGCATCAATATCCACTCCAACTACGGAATTTGGGTATTTCTTATTAATATACGAAAAGAGATTAAAACCTATATTACCTAATCCTACGACAGCAATTTTCATATTTAGTCATCCTTCCCCTAAAGGTCATATTACATGTTATGGAATTACGTCTCTTCTTGACACTGTTTTTGCCACCTCGTCAACTCTTATGACATACACTAAAGGGTGAAGGAGGATTGAACTATGAAATTAGTTATTCCTGTATTGAGTTTGGAGACCGGGGGGACCCGTTTTATCTATCAAATTGCCAACGAAATGGTAGCTAAAGGGCATCACGTGGAAGTGGTTCTGCCGGAGCACGCTGTAGTGGCCTGGCCTCTTCGTACCCAGATCACCCGGGTCAGGGAGCTGACACCAGCCACTATCCCTGCCGGCGATTTTATTCTGCCTAATTTCTGGCCAACGGTCTTCCCCGCCTGGGGGGCCCAAAAGGGCCGGGTAGTTCGCCTTAGCCTCGGCTATGAACCCCTATGGGTCAAGGAAAAGGAAAATGCCTTAGCCACCTATCATATTGATGCTCCCATCCTTTCTATATCCCAGTGGCATAGGCAGATTATTCGCCAGGAAACCGGCCGGGACAGTACTATCATACCGGGTGGTGTCGATCTCAGTCTTTTCCACCCCCACCCTAAAAAATCCCTTATGGCCAGCACGGAGCCTACCATTGCCTATATCCTTCGTTCCAAAGAGCACGGCTACACTTGGAAAGGGAGCGATGATTTTTGGGAGGCCATCCGGATCACTGCCCAAAGTTTTCCCCACTTTACCCTCCAGGTAGTAGCACCGGAAGGAGCGGCTTACTCATCCCCTGTCCCCTACCAGCCAATCGTGG belongs to Desulfitobacterium chlororespirans DSM 11544 and includes:
- a CDS encoding glycosyltransferase family 4 protein, translating into MKLVIPVLSLETGGTRFIYQIANEMVAKGHHVEVVLPEHAVVAWPLRTQITRVRELTPATIPAGDFILPNFWPTVFPAWGAQKGRVVRLSLGYEPLWVKEKENALATYHIDAPILSISQWHRQIIRQETGRDSTIIPGGVDLSLFHPHPKKSLMASTEPTIAYILRSKEHGYTWKGSDDFWEAIRITAQSFPHFTLQVVAPEGAAYSSPVPYQPIVATTDAELALFYAQADIFVSTSYFEAFAMPPLEAMACGTAVVTTDNGGNRDYAKNGENCLVVPPSDIEQLSQALLHLLTQAQERQRLAQAGQHTAQAWTWRHSADRLEQFLFQLSRN